The Bacteroidales bacterium genome has a segment encoding these proteins:
- a CDS encoding nucleoside-triphosphatase translates to MKNSFFTKKIVIRKHNLRNKTIIFGENIKMADQEKTFWDRLVENKIIIFIWENIDIIISISLAIYAGVVGIFGAEINYVVSAIAGVLALLSFGIIRDRETRNNLNKKILLFEKNQGADALLWSGIEEKELIKKATNELILIQESGRMIYESCKEDIVRFLNNGGKIKLIIVLGQSNNIVEMMAFRSADLFKFERMKDRLKGGVEMIDVIREQGRSHAKNLEVRFFNYPTDITGVFINCGSVDAEKEALIRLQGFKVEYAGKPKLILNEKDSPKTFKLYYNQIENIWKHSTKCIFLTGNSKVGKSTLLGKIVDELKKSEKYKSSMSGFLTNDNCDSNNKRISFSTTTINGEKTGILAIKNSDNEYILDAKIMTELIIPEIKESIEKSGVSLLIIDEIGPIQLQNEDFKKMILEALETHRISILGIIANDKDPFISKVACNYRTNIIEVTESTRNSLINTVLNEFI, encoded by the coding sequence ATGAAAAATTCATTTTTTACCAAAAAAATTGTTATTAGAAAACACAATTTAAGAAATAAAACTATTATCTTTGGAGAAAACATAAAAATGGCAGATCAAGAAAAAACTTTTTGGGATAGGCTAGTTGAAAATAAAATTATAATATTTATTTGGGAAAATATTGATATTATAATTAGTATTTCATTAGCAATTTATGCTGGAGTAGTTGGAATTTTTGGAGCAGAAATTAATTATGTTGTTTCTGCAATAGCAGGTGTACTGGCATTATTAAGTTTTGGAATAATTCGAGATAGAGAAACCAGAAATAATTTAAATAAAAAGATTTTATTATTTGAAAAAAATCAAGGTGCTGATGCTTTGCTTTGGTCAGGAATAGAAGAAAAAGAATTAATTAAAAAAGCAACAAATGAGCTAATTTTAATACAAGAATCTGGAAGAATGATTTATGAATCTTGCAAGGAAGATATTGTAAGATTTTTAAATAATGGGGGCAAGATTAAATTAATAATAGTTCTAGGCCAAAGTAATAATATTGTTGAAATGATGGCTTTTAGGAGTGCTGATTTATTCAAATTTGAAAGAATGAAAGACCGATTAAAAGGTGGGGTTGAAATGATTGATGTTATTAGAGAACAAGGGAGAAGCCATGCAAAAAACCTAGAAGTAAGATTTTTTAATTATCCAACCGACATAACAGGGGTTTTTATTAATTGTGGTTCTGTTGATGCGGAAAAAGAAGCTCTTATTAGATTGCAAGGATTTAAAGTTGAATACGCCGGTAAACCGAAATTAATTTTAAATGAAAAAGATTCACCAAAAACATTCAAACTTTACTATAACCAAATTGAAAATATTTGGAAACATTCTACAAAATGTATTTTTCTTACTGGCAATTCCAAAGTTGGTAAAAGTACTTTGCTTGGAAAGATTGTTGATGAATTAAAAAAGTCAGAAAAATACAAATCTTCTATGTCAGGATTCTTGACAAATGATAATTGCGACAGCAACAATAAAAGAATAAGTTTTAGTACTACAACAATTAATGGGGAAAAAACAGGCATTTTAGCCATTAAAAACAGTGATAATGAATATATATTAGATGCAAAAATAATGACGGAATTAATAATTCCTGAGATTAAAGAAAGTATTGAAAAAAGCGGAGTAAGTTTGTTAATAATTGATGAGATTGGTCCAATTCAATTACAAAATGAAGATTTTAAGAAAATGATTTTGGAGGCATTGGAAACTCACAGAATATCTATACTTGGTATTATTGCTAATGACAAAGATCCTTTT
- a CDS encoding tyrosine-type recombinase/integrase, whose product MNDLKNIENYLYRMGHSKQTIKSYLYAINNFLNVSPNAVNYKYKDVLNYMGEKVKNYKNSGTKNGILGAVKKYYDYLVDIGRRNDHPCRRLILSSRKNRDIIHQDLFTSEELEMLMNRDERYEKLRLKNQTLTSILIYQGLTVGEMINLKINNIDFDNGTIYIKGSRKFASRHLELVPKQFRIIEKYIRESRENLLKCETEKLLIGMRGHPITVEDINYVVETSKPLFPDRNLNPMTVRMSVIANWLNEKRIPLEQVQLMAGHKWISATARFRFTPIEEQRELINKFHPLK is encoded by the coding sequence ATGAACGATTTGAAAAACATAGAAAATTATCTTTACCGCATGGGGCACTCAAAGCAAACAATTAAAAGTTATTTGTATGCAATAAATAACTTTCTGAATGTAAGTCCGAATGCAGTAAACTATAAGTATAAAGATGTATTAAATTACATGGGAGAAAAAGTAAAAAACTATAAAAACTCAGGCACTAAAAACGGAATACTCGGAGCAGTAAAAAAATATTATGATTATTTAGTTGACATAGGAAGAAGAAACGATCATCCGTGCCGAAGACTGATATTAAGCAGTAGAAAGAACAGAGACATAATTCATCAGGATTTATTTACTTCAGAAGAACTGGAAATGCTTATGAACAGAGATGAACGATATGAAAAACTAAGACTGAAAAATCAGACATTAACATCAATACTCATTTATCAGGGGCTTACAGTCGGCGAAATGATAAATTTAAAAATCAACAATATTGATTTTGACAACGGAACTATTTATATAAAAGGTTCAAGAAAATTCGCTTCACGCCACTTGGAGCTTGTTCCGAAGCAATTCAGAATAATTGAAAAGTATATCAGGGAGAGCAGAGAAAACCTTTTAAAATGCGAAACAGAAAAATTGCTTATCGGAATGCGAGGACACCCGATAACAGTTGAAGATATTAATTATGTTGTGGAAACATCCAAACCCTTATTTCCCGACAGAAATTTAAACCCGATGACAGTAAGAATGAGTGTAATTGCAAATTGGCTGAATGAAAAACGCATTCCATTGGAGCAGGTGCAACTGATGGCAGGACATAAATGGATTTCAGCAACAGCGAGGTTTCGCTTTACTCCGATAGAAGAACAAAGGGAGCTAATAAATAAATTTCATCCTTTAAAATAA
- a CDS encoding tyrosine-type recombinase/integrase, with protein MKHLPIYNQTYENYYKEFNSFIKTKGYSRCNNSMYPSCVREFLFFIESRQIDEIKKITATEIIAYHEYLMERPNQRRGGGLSDSMIKNNLFSLRLFFDYLLDTDVIDSSPARLPKFTLKRFKERNILTLEEVKQLYNVCESRKDRAIISLAYGCGLRRSELEKLDTSDVHLQKGVVIIRDSKNHKSRAIPLSDNVLKDLKEYVLNERMNYIQLDKTPTHALFINELGLRKRGADINKRLKQLIEKTQNPEILKKEITLHCLRHSIATHLLDNGATIEFVQHFLGHSNIDTAHIYSKKRKQRIKILSQIR; from the coding sequence AGGATACAGCAGGTGCAATAATAGTATGTATCCAAGCTGTGTAAGAGAATTTTTATTTTTTATTGAAAGCCGACAAATAGACGAAATAAAAAAAATAACGGCGACAGAAATAATTGCATACCACGAATACCTTATGGAAAGACCGAACCAAAGACGAGGTGGTGGATTAAGCGATTCAATGATTAAAAATAATCTTTTCTCATTAAGATTATTTTTTGATTATTTACTTGATACAGATGTTATAGATAGCTCCCCTGCACGATTGCCAAAATTTACATTAAAAAGATTCAAAGAAAGAAATATACTTACACTTGAAGAAGTAAAGCAACTTTATAATGTTTGCGAGTCAAGAAAAGACAGAGCAATAATATCGCTTGCTTATGGTTGCGGACTGAGAAGAAGTGAACTTGAAAAACTTGATACATCGGATGTTCACTTGCAAAAAGGAGTTGTAATAATAAGAGACAGTAAGAATCATAAAAGTCGTGCCATTCCCCTTTCAGACAATGTGCTTAAAGATTTAAAAGAATATGTTTTAAATGAAAGAATGAATTATATACAACTGGATAAAACACCAACACACGCATTATTCATAAACGAACTCGGATTAAGAAAAAGAGGAGCAGATATAAATAAAAGGTTAAAACAACTTATTGAAAAAACGCAGAATCCCGAAATACTGAAAAAAGAAATTACGCTACATTGCCTCCGACATTCAATCGCCACTCACCTTTTGGACAATGGAGCAACAATTGAGTTCGTGCAACATTTCTTAGGACACAGCAATATTGATACAGCACACATATATTCAAAGAAAAGAAAACAAAGAATAAAAATATTAAGTCAAATCAGATAA